The Poecilia reticulata strain Guanapo linkage group LG10, Guppy_female_1.0+MT, whole genome shotgun sequence sequence CCGCAGCTCCGGTCAGAAGCTAAGTTATCAAAACAATGTGTGTAAAGACTTTTCCTtcaggaggaagagcagaaacaagatgaaggtttgttttaatgagccTCGGTGATATAAAGATTAGCTGCTAACAGAAATGAGCCTGATGGCGACCCGGACCGGTCCAGTTCAGCAGCCGGACGTTTCTGCTCGGGTCtctgtgtgaaactgagtttagACTgtaaatgagttgattctcatGTGGCTCTGAATATTTCTGAGGCATTTTGGCTTCAAACGTTTGATCATTAAAATGTCTGACGTCGTCTAGCTAAACGTTTCTACGTCAGGCTGCATGGAGGATTAGAGAAATGAATTTAATCAGAGAGTCATGAACGTGTGaagctgcaccgattgcagctTCCTGGTTACCgatatttaaaaagcctgagctgctggttttggctgatatgaatgtttttgtctgaaatgttgctaaatgcaGCAGAAGGTCACTGAGTTCAGACCTGGTGGGTCAGTCAGTCTGACCTCTGACTGGTTCAGACCTGGTGGGTCAGTCAGTCTGACCTCTGACTGCAGAGCTGAAGGACGGAGGCTGATGCTGAAACCTTTGCTGATGAAGATGAGATCAGCTTCCATCGGCTGATCACGATcccccaaaatgaaggaaatcggCTCCCAGAAATCGACTGGTGGATGaatcagttggccaataaatgtgTCCTATTCcatacattatatacataaatatgttataaacatgtttataatGTAAACAGCCAGAGATGCAGTAAGTCTGTAGCAGGTGTGAGAATCTGATGATGGGACGGCTGGCTGCAGCCGGTCCACAGAACCAGAGGGCCCAAAACCACATCTGGCTTAGATGATCAGGAGGGCGGAGCTTCTCTTAGTTCTTACTTCAGAcctgcaggttctggtccaggttctggtccaggttctggtccgatccagaaccagtcagaaatgtctgttctgtgttttcacaCAGAGTAAACCAGTGTGTGGATCACCTGGATCAGCTGGATCACCTGGATCCAGGTGTGAACCCAGAGAGCTAACGGACCTCTTCAGGACATGAGCAGCTCGGTGAGTCAGTTTGATCTGCAGTTACCTGATCAGGTGATCAATGGCTCTTATTGATGGCTCTGTAAACCTGAGCAGCTGCACCTGTCCAGATGAAGAAGGCTCCGCCCCCTGCTGACATCACATCCTGTGTTTCAGGCTCAGAGGAAGCGGCGGCCCGCTGGAAGCTCTCTggtctccagaaccagaaccaagaccAGCAGAGCGGCCAGCAGTCGGACCCGCAGGGCGGCCGGCGCCGGAGACCCCGCCCCCCCCACGGAGCCCATCGACGTGATGGACGGCGCCGAGGACGGTCGGTGTAGAGCCCGACGGACCCGGAGCCGGTCCAGAACCTCCGGTCTGCGCTGAAGGTTCTGCAGAACGGTCCGGCTCATGTGGCTCTGCTGTGTCCAGGTGTGGAGGAGGTGGTGGACCTCACCTGCGAGGGATCAGAGTCTGCTGTGGTCGACCTGACGACCACCAACGAGTCTGTGCTGGTAaacaaaccaaccaaccaacagGAAGCTGCTTCTCACAGCCTCATAactctgcttctctctctcctgcCCCCAGCTGGTGGACGAAGGTAAAACCTGGATCTGCTGTCATGACCTCACACTGGACCGGTACCAGACCGTAACAGACCTTCTTGGTTCTTCCATCAGGGCCTCCAGGTGAGAGCTATGTTCTCAGCAGTGATGAAGACGAAGACGCGCCCACTGTCGTTCAAGCTGCCATCACCTCTACTGCACACACATCCAGGTATTACACCGGTCCCTGCTGGTAGACATCCAGGTATTACACCGGTCCCTGCTGGTAGACATCCAGGTATTACACCGGTCCCTGCTGNNNNNNNNNNNNNNNNNNNNNNNNNNNNNNNNNNNNNNNNNNNNNNNNNNNNNNNNNNNNNNNNNNNNNNNNNNNNNNNNNNNNNNNNNNNNNNNNNNNNNNNNNNNNNNNNNNNGACATCCAGGTATTACACCGGTCCCTGCTGGTAGACATCCAGGTATTACACCGGTCCCTGCTGGTAGACATCCAGGTATTACACCGGTCCCTGCTAACATCTTGGTCTGGATTTTTCTctatccatctattttcttccACCTTTATCCTGTTGGGGTCGCTAGTGAGGCATTTCAGGGTCACCTGACAGGTGACTGCTCATGGACAGGTCACCTGACAGGTCACCtgtccatcgcagggcaacagacaaacaaccatgcacacacacaccttgggagaacatggagaccaACCAGCCTGACAGTCACGTGTTTGGACTGTGGAGGAACCCGGAGAACCGGACAGAACCTCTATGCTCAGGGAGAACCTGCAGAAAGACCCGatctgggaattgaacccaggaccttcttgctgcaacaGTGCTACCCACTGATCCACTGTGCAGGCCAGATTTTTATCTCCAGAAGCTTTAACTTTGGGTCTTAGTGGTGGTTCCGGCCAGGTCCAGTCAGGTCCGGTGTGTTCTGGGTTCTCTTTGTTTGAACCACTTTTTAGTCGCAtgtaattgtttgttttcatgataTCTAGTAGATTTTGGCCTTTTCGCTGTTCGGTTCTATTGAGCATCTAGAAATAAACCAACCCTCCAGGAAATAGACGGCTCCGGTCGGACATCAGTAGCTTGTTGCTGATTggacaccagaaccagaacctttcaGGCTGTGTCTGTTGCAGGTTGACTCCGGGTCTCATCAGCTGTCCCGTCTGTCTGGACCTGTACTCCGAGGTGAGATTCCCTCGCTGGtggaaccggatcagaacccgAACATTGCTCTCTGGTCAGGTGGGCAGACTTTACAACCCCGGTCCTGCGTTCTGATTGGCTCTTGTTTTCCTCACAGATCGTGGAGAGCGGGCGATTGGTCGTCTCCACCAAGTGCGGTCACGTGTTCTGCAGCCAGTGTCTGAGGGACGCTCTGACATCATCACACACCTGCCCCACCTGCAGGAAGAGGCTCACCTCGCGCCAGTACCACCCTCTTTACATCTGacacctggtgacatcatcgTCAGCGGACTGTGCTGCTATTGGCTGTCCTCGGTGACGTCATCATCGACGTTAATCAGCagctgttgctgaaaatgttttgactttagGCTTAAAGATGGCGGCTTAAATGATGTTTtcctattaaataaatattatggaGCAACAGCGGCTGATTGGTCAGATGGCATCAGGTCCCGCCCATCAGGTTAACCACACGACTCAGAACCAGGTTCAGACCATCATGGTTTTAGATTTccaacagaagcagcagcaccGCAGAcggtccagcagggggcgtttgaaggttctggttctggttcagtctttttatttcatttgtaatttaaactTTACAAATTAATCTGTTctcaaattatttaatttcttccaaagtttatttttacttgctgTTTGGACCCTGGGAGCACCAGAACCGATCGGGTccataaatcttttgttgcctCGTCACAACAGAACCGGTCCGATGGGAATAAcagttctggatcagaaccaggttcTGGACACTCTGGACGTTCCTCAGGGTTCCGTCGTTGGGCCTCTGCTGTCTAATCCTTTATATGAAGCTAATCATCATTTCTATGCTCAACAGAACTTTAGCTCTAAACTCACCAGGAGTTAAATCCTGTTTAATCAACACTGAAGGATTTTAGGATCAAGttcagtttaactttttaagCAACATAAAAACTTGTAACTTGTCCGTCTTGGTTTTTGCTGCTCGATGATCCGGAAGGAGCAGAACAGAAAAGTTCTTCCGGGTCACATCTGGGCCTTCAGTTTTCCTGCTGAGTCATCATGATCCATCAGCGGGTCATCCCGTGACGCTGACTCATCATCTCACCCACTTCCTGCTTTGGGAGAGAAAACTTTATTGACAAGGAGAAACGGAGCAGACCAGAAGCTTCTGGATCCTCCGAGAACCCTGACCCACATTCTGAATCTGGTTCTGCTCGGACCGGTTCTGTTCCTGAACTGGTTCCGGTTCTTTGGTGACGTTGGATCACCTGAAtgattcctaaaataaatacaaacacatgACATCATCATTTCTGATCTGTTTGCTGCattgttttgttctgctctgtttATAACGCGGACattaatgataataaatgaaaacatgtcgGTTCGGGagttttggttctgatccagccCTCCCCCCACATTACTGTAAgcataaaaccattttttaaatataaaaatattaaaagttcaaactgtttgttttcttgatgTACCTGCTGCTAAAATGCTGCTTAAAGCGACGCCAGTTGGAGACGTGACTCGgttgtttctcctccatttGGTTTAAGAAGCAACAGAGAAACTAAAATCATTCACACACCAGCGGGTtggaacaggaagtgacgtTTCTCCTGCTTTGCCTGGCTTATGATGCCGAACAAACAAACCAGTAACTTGTGTACAGATGAGCCTAATGCAtcatttattgacattttggaTGTTTCTAGATAAATAGCATTTAGCTAGCTAGCCAGTTGCTAGCTGGCTAAAAGcggaaaaaatatttctgctgtaatttcatttaatacgtctttatatctttaagtcgatgtttttcatcaaatacctttttttgtcttgacttttcatttaatttaaggtcaaactttgttcagttttgactttaaaaactcGACATTTTTCTGATTCTTTTAGAAAAAGATCTTATATGTTATTATCTGTTACTTATAGCTTTATCTTAGTGACGCGTTTAGAAGTTTCAATATTTTGTGGCCTAGTTCTCACATCTTgtgtaaatgtatatttatagtTTAATAAAACTTGTAGTGAAGCTAATTGATGGAATTAGAGCGCAGCACCAATAATCCCTGTTAAATGACGTCATAAAGGTGAATCTTTACCGCCTGATATTGTTGACATCGCTGGTTGAACATGAAACCTGTTTCTGATGTAGAAATATGTTACAAGTCTTATTACTATTAGTAACTTTAACAAGTTGAGGCTCTAACCTGACTTCCGCCTGGCTACAGGTGGTATCCAGGTATGTTTCAGGTGTAAAAAGGTGTTTTGTAGATGGACTTCAACGACCTTAATGATGACGTAGCGCGTCGTCACCATGACTCAGGTGTTTTTCCTGGACGATCTGGCCGGCCGGTCACGCGGCTCGCTGGAAAGTCCCGCACGGACTCATCCCGCAGCCTCCCACCGGTCAGGGCGGGACTCCGAGCGGCCAATGGGAGCCCGAGTACGCCAGGCAGCGGTGACGTCGAAGGCGGAAGTAAACATAAAAGGCCGGAGATTTCAAGCTGCGTCACAAACTTTCAGACTTTGTAGAGTTCGTGTTCGGATCGGCTCGGCCcgtatctctctctctctctcggttcggttcggttcggttccgGTCGGGATGTCGGTGACAGTAAAGGCCTACCTGCTGGGGAAGGACGAGCAGGTGAAGGAGATCCGCCGGTTCGCGGTGGACCAGGAGGTTTCCTGCAGCTTCGAGTACCTGAGCCGGAAGGTGGCTGCGGTCTTCTCCACCCTGAGCGGCTCCACCTGCAGCCTCTTCTACAAAGGTGAGCGTCACGTGACCTGCACACGTCCCGACGCAGCTTGGTTTGACTGTTTTAATGAAgagttcagaggtcagaggtcagcctcaGGCCCGGTGTTTACAGGCAGCTGGAGCTCCAGATGTCTTTCAGGTTCTCCAGGTGTTTCCAGGTGTTTTGGTAAAACCGAACCCAGATGTTCTGGTCCGACCTGTAAACTCTCAGGTCACGTgaccttgtttgtttttctgccacgCCCATCAGCTGGTACACCTGTCCCGTCTCCTCATCACCATGGAGACCGTCTCCTTTAATGTGCCGACAGCTCATTGGTTGGACTCCTCTGCATATCTAAATAGACTTGGTTGCCATAGTTACCCGGTTCTGGTCTGCTCCCTCTGTCCAAGTctgctcagaaccagaaccgggccatCCGGTCAGGTTCTGTTCAGGACATGTTAAAGAATCAGAACCAGgtgacccggttctggtcaCATGACCTCCCTGTCTGAAGCTGTAGTGGGTGTGGCCACAGAGGCCTGCTCCGATTGGCTGTTGATGATAGTGACGTCATGGTGATGTCATGGTGTTTCAGATGAAGATGGAGACCTGGTGGCGTTCTCCTCTGACGATGAGCTGATGATGGGGCTGAGCTTCGTGAAGGACGCCACGTTCCGCCTCTACATCAGAGGTACGGGGCGAGGGgggtgttagtgtgtgtgtgtgtgtgttagtgtgtgtgttacagtgtgtgtgtgtgttagtgtgtgtgtgtgtgttacattGTGTGtgtaacagtgtgtgtgtgttagtgtgtgtgtgtgttagtgtgtgtgtgtgtaacagtgtgtgtaacagtgtgtgtgttactgtgtgtaacagtgtgtgtgtgttagtgtgtgtgtgttagtgtgtgtgtgttactgtgtgtgtgtgtgtgtgtaacagtgtgtgtgttagtgtgtgtgtgtgttagtgtgtgtgtgtgtaacagtgtgtgtaacagtgtgtgtgttactgtgtgtgtgtgtgtgtaacagtgtgtgtgtgtgtgtgtaacagtgtgtgtgtgttagtgtgtgttacagtgtgtgtgttagtgtgtgtgtgttactgtgtgtgttaCNNNNNNNNNNNNNNNNNNNNNNNNNNNNNNNNNNNNNNNNNNNNNNNNNNNNNNNNNNNNNNNNNNNNNNNNNNNNNNNNNNNNNNNNNNNNNNNNNNNNNNNNNNNNNNNNNNNNNNNNNNNNNNNNNNNNNNNNNNNNNNNNNNNNNNNNNNNNNNNNNNNNNNNNNNNNNNNNNNNNNNNNNNNNNNNNNNNNNNNNNNNNNNNNNNNNNNNNNNNNNNNNNNNNNNNNNNNNNNNNNNNNNNNNNNNNNNNNNNNNNNNNNNNNNNNNNNNNNNNNNNNNNNNNNNNNNNNNNNNNNNNNNNNNNNNNNNNNNNNNNNNNNNNNNNNNNNNNNNNNNNNNNNNNNNNNNNNNNNNNNNNNNNNNNNNNNNNNNNNNNNNNNNNNNNNNNNNNNNNNNNNNNNNNNNNNNNNNNNNNNNNNNNNNNNNNNNNNNNNNNNNNNNNNNNNNNNNNNNNNNNNNNNNNNNNNNNNNNNNNNNNNNNNNNNNNNNNNNNNNNNNNNNNNNNNNNNNNNNNNNNNNNNNNNNNNNNNNNNNNNNNNNNNNNNNNNNNNNNNNNNNNNNNNNNNNNNNNNNNNNNNNNNNNNNNNNNNNNNNNNNNNNNNNNNNNNNNNNNNNNNNNNNNNNNNNNNNNNNNNNNNNNNNNNNNNNNNNNNNNNNNNNNNNNNNNNNNNNNNNNNNNNNNNNNNNNNNNNNNNNNNNNNNNNNNNNNNNNNNNNNNNNNNNNNNNNNNNNNNNNNNNNNNNNNNNNNNNNNNNNNNNNNNNNNNNNNNNNNNNNNNNNNNNNNNNNNNNNNNNNNNNNNNNNNNNNNNNNNNNNNNNNNNNNNNNNNNNNNNNNNNNNNNNNNNNNNNNNNNNNNNNNNNNNNNNNNNNNNNNNNNNNNNNNNNNNNNNNNNNNNNNNNNNNNNNNNNNNNNNNNNNNNNNNNNNNNNNNNNNNNNNNNNNNNNNNNNNNNNNNNNNNNNNNNNNNNNNNNNNNNNNNNNNNN is a genomic window containing:
- the rnf4 gene encoding E3 ubiquitin-protein ligase RNF4; amino-acid sequence: MSSSAQRKRRPAGSSLVSRTRTKTSRAASSRTRRAAGAGDPAPPTEPIDVMDGAEDGVEEVVDLTCEGSESAVVDLTTTNESVLLVDEGPPGESYVLSSDEDEDAPTVVQAAITSTAHTSRLTPGLISCPVCLDLYSEIVESGRLVVSTKCGHVFCSQCLRDALTSSHTCPTCRKRLTSRQYHPLYI